The following proteins are encoded in a genomic region of Spirosoma sp. SC4-14:
- a CDS encoding DNA mismatch repair protein MutS has product MTTETIFQEQQQQFLRAGQIAQRQYNQWAFWRLIWFLGSAVVFWLLIQMDEQLGAAFVLLVGVAGFMFLLKKHQAIRVERDLSHYLAFINQDEAARLKRQYLRPEAGDQFANPTHFYATDLDVFGKHSLFRLLNRTHTFEGQKRLANWLLEPSGPDAIRLRQQAARELTPQLDWRQQFEAKAYLEETITRSPDLLIKWATADVVPTPSYLNLVRFLFPIITLALTALWFTGYLPGAIVLMALAVHGLVLSQTAARAKDVSEQTFEISAALRSFRSLFEHAEQLKGNALRLQAIGKALTSTDRLASEAIGKLAQLTEGLNYRRNPYFYLLFGIATLWDIHYLFRLERWRKEHGPHLSRWFEALGELEALNSLAGFAYAHPAYATPNIVEDELILDFVEAAHPLLPPGRSISNSLTVSGNGRTILITGSNMSGKSTFLRTVGTNVVLALAGAVTSASQFSCSPVRVFTSMRTQDSLEESTSSFYAELKRLQTLIYLSKQSGQERVPVLYFLDEILKGTNSADRHRGAEALIRQLHRTTASGFVSTHDLELGQLTDASNFVRNYHFQSDLKDGELLFDYKLRDGICQSFNASQLMQAIGIEIDALQK; this is encoded by the coding sequence ATGACCACTGAAACCATTTTTCAGGAACAGCAACAGCAGTTTTTACGGGCTGGGCAGATAGCTCAGCGACAATATAATCAATGGGCGTTCTGGCGCCTTATCTGGTTTTTAGGCAGTGCGGTGGTGTTCTGGCTTCTAATTCAAATGGATGAGCAGTTGGGGGCCGCTTTTGTTTTGCTGGTAGGCGTGGCCGGATTTATGTTTTTACTGAAAAAACACCAGGCTATTCGGGTCGAACGCGACCTAAGTCATTATCTGGCGTTTATTAATCAGGACGAAGCCGCACGCTTGAAACGGCAATACCTTCGCCCAGAGGCAGGCGACCAATTCGCCAATCCGACGCACTTTTATGCGACCGATTTAGATGTCTTCGGCAAACATTCACTGTTTCGGTTGCTGAATCGAACCCATACGTTCGAAGGTCAAAAGCGATTGGCAAACTGGTTGCTGGAACCATCTGGACCCGATGCCATTCGGTTGCGTCAGCAGGCCGCCCGAGAGTTAACTCCACAGCTTGATTGGCGTCAGCAATTTGAAGCCAAAGCCTATCTGGAAGAAACCATTACTCGTTCGCCTGACTTGCTGATCAAGTGGGCAACTGCCGACGTTGTGCCGACACCATCTTATCTGAACCTTGTTCGATTTCTATTTCCTATCATTACATTGGCATTGACCGCTCTGTGGTTTACGGGCTATTTACCAGGAGCAATTGTACTGATGGCATTGGCCGTTCATGGGTTAGTGCTTAGCCAAACGGCGGCTCGGGCAAAAGACGTAAGTGAACAAACATTCGAAATATCGGCGGCATTACGCTCGTTTCGATCTTTATTTGAACATGCCGAACAGTTGAAAGGGAATGCCTTACGATTGCAGGCTATTGGAAAAGCATTGACCTCAACCGACCGGCTGGCTTCGGAAGCAATTGGAAAACTGGCCCAATTGACCGAAGGTTTGAACTATCGGCGAAATCCTTATTTCTACCTCCTATTTGGCATAGCTACTTTATGGGACATCCATTACCTGTTTCGACTGGAGCGCTGGCGGAAAGAACATGGTCCGCATTTGAGTCGCTGGTTCGAGGCTTTGGGTGAGCTGGAAGCCCTAAATAGTTTAGCCGGATTTGCTTATGCCCATCCCGCCTATGCAACCCCCAACATTGTTGAAGACGAATTAATACTCGATTTTGTAGAAGCAGCACATCCATTATTACCACCCGGCCGTAGTATATCTAATTCGCTTACAGTTAGCGGCAATGGTCGAACGATCCTGATTACCGGCTCGAATATGTCGGGCAAAAGCACGTTTCTGCGCACGGTCGGGACGAACGTTGTACTGGCACTTGCCGGAGCCGTTACAAGTGCCAGCCAATTCAGCTGTTCGCCCGTACGGGTGTTTACAAGCATGCGAACGCAGGATTCGCTGGAAGAGAGCACATCGTCGTTCTACGCTGAATTAAAACGCTTGCAAACGCTTATTTATCTCTCCAAACAGTCGGGCCAGGAGCGGGTACCTGTTCTTTATTTCCTGGATGAAATCCTGAAAGGAACTAATTCGGCTGATCGGCATCGGGGTGCCGAAGCTCTAATTCGCCAGCTGCATCGGACCACTGCATCGGGTTTTGTTTCAACGCATGACCTAGAGCTGGGGCAACTCACCGATGCCAGCAACTTTGTCAGAAACTATCACTTTCAATCAGACCTGAAGGATGGAGAGCTACTGTTCGATTATAAACTTCGGGATGGTATCTGCCAAAGTTTTAATGCCAGTCAGCTCATGCAGGCTATTGGTATCGAGATCGATGCCCTTCAGAAGTAA